One Ranitomeya variabilis isolate aRanVar5 chromosome 4, aRanVar5.hap1, whole genome shotgun sequence genomic window, catagagcggtggcgcatgcgcactaatgcttttcggctttgcccgcagtaaaTCACACTAAtttattaatttaattttttttctgtgtctTGTTTCCACTTTCTAGTGCAttaagaaagaaggaaaaaaagtgtaattgtaattcaaatgcCGCAGGACAGATGCCAATTATTATAGATGTTTATAATGTCACCGGAGGATCAAATCTATCCGCCAATTCCCATTCAAGAATTTAACATCGTGGCTACTTACCTATACTATTAGATTCACATGTGAACTCGACTATCAATAATATGAAAAAGTGTAGAATTTTAGTCATGTAAGTATATCCAATATgcaattttttatttgtttttatcaaAGTCAATCCAACCCCAAATCACATTATTACTTTTTTGTTACATACTGTTTACAAGCCAGAGCATGCATATATATTGTATAGTAGCAAAAAATTGGTGGCTTAAGAGTCTGATATTACTTTGGTTTACGGGCAAGAATGAAATACTGAGCTTCATAATCAGCAACATCCAACTGTGACTTATCCGTACGTGGAGAATACACCGTTTTTTCAATCTGGTAACCGGCTTCTTTGAAGGCCATCTCTAGCTCTTCCTTCTTAGTGGTCATTGATGCAAAACATTTTTTACCAACATTATAAAAAGTAGCATTCATCACACTTAAAATTAAAAGGTAACCGCCGGGTTTTATCAAGTCTTTGAAATTTTTCAGAGCTTCACAGAATGACTTTATGTCTTTACACGGGGCTTCAAGACAGAGACAAGACAGGAGACAATCCACCGGTGGCAAAACAACGGGGTCAAAAGGTTTTCTTTTCAGAGCATCACATTTCAGGACTTCTTTCACCTTACTACGCAGTTTTTCTGCCTTTTTCTCAAAATTCTCCCTTCAAGCATAAAATAATAAATGTTATATAGTTTAACTTGTATGTTATAGAAGCGATAGCAGATACCAGACCAAAATAGGAGATTAAGTGGGTTTGTCTCACGTAGACAGTCTCCATCCATATTTCCTAATAGATCAATACAACAATAAAAAGAAGGGACTCTTTCACCAGTGACTTATTTAaagcttgtgggccccaatgcaTAATCTCCAACAGGGCCCCAAACTATCATAGGTCTTATAGTATAGTTTTGGCTTGCTCTAGGAAAACTTTTTGCCCCCCTTAGGCCCGGGTTAAACTGCAACCTCTGCAGCTATTGCCCTTGCTCCTCGCTAAGGCTGTGGAGAACCTCCCTGAAATGGGGTTTAATGGCCGTCCTGTTATACACCAAAAATGTCAGGAGGTCCACAGCTGTCAGTATGTGGTCACCTGTGGTGTCCTCTTACTCTTAGAGTGCAGCCATGGAACCTCCTCTATGACATTCATATGCCCCCATAGGACAAATAAATAAAGTCCATGTTTATGATACAACCTCTCTATTTAAGTGAGAATTGTGAATTTTAATTtcctctggactattgcaactctttaCTAAttagtctccctcttactaaatttcccttctccaatccatcctgaatgcaggaGCCAAGATCATATTCCTCTTCAACTGCAACATCGATGTTTCCACCCTGTgcgagtcattgcactggttgcccatccactacagagtccaatataaacttatcactctcaaccACAAAGCTCTGCACCGCCCTACATTTCCTCCCTCatgccctcatctctgtctactaccctacccatgccctcaaaTCCACTAGACACCTAAGCCCAACATCCTCAATATTCTGAACCTCCCACTCccctctccaagacttctcacaagctgcaccaattctctggaatgcactaccctggaCAATTCAATTAATTCCCAATTTCTGTGATAACCTGTTTGTAAGAGCC contains:
- the LOC143764410 gene encoding nicotinamide N-methyltransferase-like codes for the protein MAAPLASKQDYIDEFDAKDYLKTYYEPKDGLLYGEWTEFVIRNLHETFTKGGVRGDTLLDFGSGPTIYHLFSACEVFDKIIVSDFLEQNRAELEKWLKKDPDAFDWTHIIKFVCELEGKGENFEKKAEKLRSKVKEVLKCDALKRKPFDPVVLPPVDCLLSCLCLEAPCKDIKSFCEALKNFKDLIKPGGYLLILSVMNATFYNVGKKCFASMTTKKEELEMAFKEAGYQIEKTVYSPRTDKSQLDVADYEAQYFILARKPK